From a single Cotesia glomerata isolate CgM1 linkage group LG6, MPM_Cglom_v2.3, whole genome shotgun sequence genomic region:
- the LOC123267777 gene encoding uncharacterized protein LOC123267777 — MARQYVIDNFTCDEEISHWVVDDDCIELCGYVDEVVGMKKVVVGRAFNDRIINLLSVIVNNGGNSRICVLFWGDTATQLFGNLSERSIITIKRAKAQKRNSQFHDPEDGVGPIELSTTQVSTVVIENFLFHPLKVPIPPQHQGNSCLVQRRSEDLLQD, encoded by the exons ATGGCAAGGCAATAcgtaattgacaattttacgTGTGATGAAGAGATAAGTCACTGGGTAGTTGATGATGATTGTAT TGAGTTATGTGGTTATGTAGACGAAGTAGTAGGTATGAAAAAGGTGGTCGTCGGAAGAGCCTTCAATGACAGGATTATCAATCTTCTGTCAGTCATTGTTAATAATGGTGGCAACAGTCGAATCTGCGTTCTGTTTTGGGGAGACACAGCTACCCAACTTTTTGGTAACTTATCTGAACGATCC ATCATTACTATCAAACGTGCAAAGGCGCAAAAACGGAATTCTCAGTTTCACGACCCAGAAGATGGTGTGGGACCCATTGAATTATCAACAACGCAAGTATCTACTGTTGttattgaaaactttttatttcacCCTCTAAAAGTTCCCATTCCACCACAACATCAAG gaAATTCCTGTTTAGTTCAACGAAGAAGCGAAGACCTACTTCAGGATTAA